In one window of Gossypium hirsutum isolate 1008001.06 chromosome A01, Gossypium_hirsutum_v2.1, whole genome shotgun sequence DNA:
- the LOC121213519 gene encoding uncharacterized protein: MSARRGARGRGRGRESVRAELSALSHVPIIGVEEAPTSPVGKNEQYNRAAGDDALSLAMLRILERATKRIMEDLDCSPEQKLKGAVSLLKEEAYQWWLTVKEDTQPEQVTWEFFKAAFQGKYLGASYVDIRRKEFLNLTQGNKSVAEYEAEFLRLNRYARVMVAMDYEHCVRFEDGLRDSLRVLIALQREQVFSEFVEKAKIAEEVKRTECLYREKEMGKNKREVETPGIGQRIRARARVNGPIRVGPPAANPGDQELPKMLAQVPIAGRGGAQPLRGGQLPPRCRGQAKGGNSNGRGHEAPGKNTGHAKVRQPALVYAARHREDGDALDVITGMFFIYELPYTALIDIGSTHSYVACNMTEPLGDMFEITSNEMTVISSLGQSMGLNKLFREVS; encoded by the exons atgagtgctagaagaggtgcgagAGGCCGTGGCCGAGGCCGCGAAAGTGTAAGGGCTGAATTGTCGGCATTGAGCCATGTGCCCATtattggagtagaagaggctccgacCTCGCCCGTGGGTAAGAATGAACAGTACAATCGGGCAGCGGGGGATGATGCATTGTCGCTGgcaatgctaaggattttggagagg gccactaaaaggataatggaggacttggactGTTCACCGGAACAAAAGCTAAAAGGGGCAGTGTCACTGCTTAAggaagaagcttaccagtggtggctgacagtgaaagaggaCACTCAACCCgagcaggtcacttgggagttcttcaaagctGCGTTCCAAGGAAAGTATTTAGGTGCGAGCTATGTGGATATTAGAAGGAAGGAGTTTCTGAActtgacccaaggaaacaaatctgtggcggagtatgaggcggaATTTCTACGTCTTAataggtatgcaagagttatggtggcaatGGACTATGAGcattgcgttaggtttgaggatgggctaagaGATAGCCTTAGGGTATTGATAGCTCTACAAAGGGAGCAAGTTTTCTCGGAGTTtgtggagaaagcaaagatagcagaggaggtGAAGCGCACTGAGTGTCTATATCGAGAAAAGGAAATGGGTAAGAACAAAAGGGAGGTTGAGACTCCTGGTATTGGACAGAGGAttagggctagggccagagttaatgggccaaTTAGGGTAGGGCCCCCTGCTGctaatccaggg gatcaggaaTTGCCCAAAATGCTAGCTCAAGTGCCAATTGCGGGCCGAGGTGGTGCTCAGCCACTAAGGGGTGGTCAACTACCGCCAAGGTGTCGTGGGCAGGCCAAGGGCGGTAACAGCAATGGACGTGGACATGAAGCACCCGGTAAAAATACAGGCCATGCTAAGGTGAGGCAAccagctttggtttatgctgctcgtcacCGAGAAGACGGGGATGCCTTAGATGTGATAACGGGTATGTTCTTTATATATGAGTTACCTTACACTgcattgattgatattggatcgacgcattcatatgttgcatgcaatATGACTGAACCTTTAGgtgatatgtttgaaattactTCGAATGAGATGACTGTGATAAGTTCATTAGGTCAGTCAATGGGATtgaataagttgtttagggaGGTATCCTGA